One window of the Crassaminicella thermophila genome contains the following:
- a CDS encoding Spo0E family sporulation regulatory protein-aspartic acid phosphatase: protein MNSLKIEKKKLDRLITKHKDLQHPLVQEQSKKVDKLVVEHMREVTA from the coding sequence ATGAATAGTCTCAAAATCGAAAAGAAGAAATTAGATCGTTTGATTACTAAACATAAAGATCTACAACATCCATTAGTGCAAGAACAGTCTAAGAAAGTAGACAAGCTAGTAGTTGAGCATATGAGAGAGGTGACAGCGTGA